Proteins from a genomic interval of Cryptococcus neoformans var. grubii H99 chromosome 8, complete sequence:
- a CDS encoding mitochondrial protein, whose protein sequence is MSFFRPVVSSPFSTFSPSIYVAPRAVQQCRCLSTTPITLSGHNRWSKIRHRKGAADQQRGALFAKLSREIMVSMRPPASADPALNSRLATALQKAKDQGLTKQGIENAMARARTVAEGSGQSVIYEAVASGGKVAFMIECLTQNSARLVKRVKELLSKNGARTSPVAFLFEKKGSITLTPNGGGAGYEHLFDLAVEAGAEDVKEAEGEDGSVEFEVITTPSDLSSITSTLQSNPAYSLQSSDLVFLPNDPLKVLEEGQKGEGITEETMESVMRLVDILEEENEVVKVWTNLEE, encoded by the exons atgtccttcttccgcccaGTGGTCTCTTCACCGTTTTCCACCTTTAGTCCCTCCATATACGTTGCTCCTAGAGCAGTCCAGCAATGCCGCTGCCTTTCCACTACCCCCATCACCCTTTCAGGCCACAACAGATGGTCCAAGATCAGACATCGCAAAGGTGCTGCCGATCAGCAGCGGGGAGCCCTCTTTGCAAAGCTCAGTAGA GAAATAATGGTTTCTATGCGTCCACCTGCATCTGCAGACCCTGCGTTGAATTCGAGATTGGCTACTGCTTTGCAAAAAGCCAAAGACCAGGGTCTAACAAAGCAAGGAATTGAGAATGCTATGGCTAGA GCAAGGACAGTGGCAGAAGGGTCAGGACAAAGTGTCATTTACGAAGCTGTAGCTTCAGGAGGCAAAGTTGCTTTTATGAT CGAATGCCTTACCCAAAATTCTGCTCGACTCGTCAAACGTGTCAAGGAGTTACTTTCCAAGAACGGGGCCCGTACTTCCCCAGTAGCATTTCTATtcgaaaagaagggatcCATCACCCTTACGCCtaatggaggaggagcaggatACGAGCACTTGTTTGATCTTGCAGTCGAGGCCGGGGCAGAGGATGTCAAGGAAGcggaaggtgaagatggaagcGTCGAATTTGAG GTTATCACCACACCTTCAGACCTTTCATCCATAACATCAACTCTTCAATCGAACCCCGCCTATTCTTTACAATCATCCGACCTCGTCTTTCTCCCGAATGACCCATTAAAAGTCCTCGAAGAAGGTCAAAAAGGCGAAGGTATAACAGAAGAGACGATGGAAAGCGTTATGAGACTGGTGGATAtcttggaggaggagaatgaagtTGTCAAGGTCTGGACAAACTTGGAAGAGTAG
- a CDS encoding compass component spp1 — MSKAGENIEENSKAKLQTSELEQDDSSHEERESKRRKLDNEEESAEQIVSRQASPVINHPKEEEPLPAPEQPPANALTPSVPSPKQSSPKPDIIAAPELTEVLNVLPAATIGPINGTDSETLEQPLGVSAGSPPPPAVKDEDIEIADGTVPEFAPAPVEDENEMIKKEDGFTPAAADSPTKENDEVSSAKGKTKSAPALKSQTTKGKKAPAKKGKAKTKVEELKGSKERSASVSESRDSTPVSTDQSQFTSPSGAPIDSHAVYCICRRPDTDDDDGLMVGCESCDGWFHASCVGLDEEMVELLDVYICKSCERSTAQRTIYKQVCKRDGCKKSVAGSSSKFCSSQCAFRYSQAMLGAITNKTAIKQLSKALTSFPRPKLGVTVEHHLPPKSETSIFSVYDDTQTQLLTLQKRQEGAQKAMERIQKRQALLRMAVDRCEQLPPIAPTETEESQQKGKKRKAGRPADDRPCGWEASLIAEDEEIEELVKGEGDEMEVVEGQREVCMLPRRRCDRHQGWQKTVAVSLDLELATLTRTYESLQENQRLIEEANQALKISEEAREMFLTKKQAVKRK; from the exons ATGTCCAAAGCTGGAGAAAACATAGAGGAGAATAGCAAGGCCAAGTTACAAACGTCCGAGCTGGAGCAAGATGACTCGAGTCACGAAGAACGGGAAAGTAAGAGGAGAAAATTGGACAACGAAGAGGAATCAGCAGAACAAATTGTTTCGCGACAAGCCTCACCGGTGATAAACCATccgaaggaggaagaaccGCTTCCTGCTCCAGAGCAACCACCAGCAAATGCCCTCACTCCCTCTGTGCCCTCCCCAAAACAGTCATCCCCGAAACCTGATATCATTGCCGCCCCCGAGCTGACTGAAGTGCTCAACGTCCTTCCAGCTGCTACCATAGGGCCTATCAACGGTACAGACAGCGAAACTCTGGAACAACCGCTCGGCGTCTCCGCTGGTtcgcctcctccaccggcggtgaaggatgaggatatAGAGATTGCGGATGGAACAGTTCCCGAATTTGCACCTGCGCCTGTTGAAGACGAAAACGAAATGAtaaaaaaggaagatgggttCACTCCTGCTGCGGCCGACTCACCGACTAAAGAAAACGATGAGGTTTCATCGGCCAAGGGGAAAACAAAATCCGCTCCTGCTTTAAAGTCTCAAACAACCAAGGGGAAAAAGGCACCTGCAAAGAAGGGCAAAGCAAAGACAAAG GTGGAAGAATTAAAAGGGAGCAAGGAACGTTCTGCAAGTGTCTCC GAATCACGCGATTCGACTCCTGTGTCGACCGATCAAAGCCAATTCACCTCCCCTTCCGGAGCTCCCATAGACTCCCACGCTGTCTACTGTATCTGTCGCAGACCAGATaccgacgacgacgacggtCTGATGGTCGGGTGTGAGAGCTGCGATGGGTGGTTCCATGCGTCTTGTGTGGGCCtggatgaggagatggtggaacTGCTGGATGTTTATATCTGTAAGAGCTGTGAACGAA GTACGGCTCAAAGGACCATATATAAGCAGGTTTGTAAAAGAGACGGGTGTAAGAAATCTGTTGCTGGATCGAGCTCCAA GTTTTGCTCTTCGCAATGTGCATTTAGGTATTCGCAAGCCATGCTAGGCGCGATTACCAACAAAACCGCCATCAAGCAGTTGAGCAAAGCTCTCACATCTTTTCCTCGGCCCAAACTCGGAGTAACCGTGGAGCATCACCTTCCGCCAAAGTCAGAaacctcaatcttctcagTGTACGATGACACTCAAACTCAGCTTTTAACTTTACAAAAACGACAGGAAGGTGCACAAAAGGCCATGGAACGCATACAAAAACGTCAAGCCCTCTTGCGTATGGCGGTAGACAGATGCGAGCAATTACCGCCCATCGCACCGACTGAGACTGAAGAGTCGCAACAAAAAGGCAAGAAACGTAAAGCCGGGCGACCGGCAGACGACAGACCGTGTGGGTGGGAAGCTAGTCTGATCGCcgaggacgaagaaatAGAAGAATTAGTCaagggggaaggagatgaaatGGAAGTGGTTGAAGGGCAAAGAGAGGTGTGCATGcttccaagaagaaggtgcgACCGGCATCAGGGATGGCAGAAAACTGTTGCTGTATCTCTGGATCTCGAATTGGCCACTTTG ACGCGCACGTATGAAAGCCTGCAGGAGAATCAGCGATTGATAGAAGAGGCCAATCAAGCCTTGAAAATATCTGAAGAAGCTCG AGAAATGTTTTTGACGAAAAAACAGGCTGTGAAGCGCAAATAG
- a CDS encoding osomolarity two-component system, response regulator SKN7: protein MSRVPSGSQQPQYTQQPLYHPSSVHSQSASVQQTHQQYHPHAGQPMAFQGDPHAYSYDRQSQINTWQANPGAAGSMEYHSAVAGSSRGADPYQPYSQPHRSSPSQPVTAGRTQPASAQQYTPWAPVQASATTTPSSRGGGVKLEDLMSNDSRADGKSQPLSSIPLSVSASFDTRSQFSAGPQGASTEKEKDKERDKATQQQGPSEFIKKLYKMLEEEQAQYGSSRAKKGEKGKRGSVGWGANGTSFVVWDMNDFTTKILPQTFRHSNFSSFVRQLNKYGFSKIKHVDAGTGSIKENIWEFQHPNFQAGGKSDLESIKRKPVAPKKTNNQEGDENSPRYVGLSNEDQSRMHLMEDRINILEDALAKSRSEADEARMREMAMMGLVRDMIGHIAASESEAIGSPAATTGHSPRVLHLLKSLDNLARAYPPEMYHSNIARQPTTMPYTPAQPQSHQSFLNAAYNPAFSGSSVGGAAQAQASPHTDGTGSRGSLSGPSTGEIKPPASSSRLRAASNAGVVPPGSVNASVPVASQPSGNPPAGPVAHVEDPAEDVIEIPNQMQDMYGGESVSIAPLFVETPAWLTEGTTIPLTMYRKQSDGQALKAVYQAFAAGGKLPAGEGQDEDGNAIASGSSTSAAEIMAGSSQMGLQQSYDAGPSTSTGIPLPMDGSPSSESSSRKGKGKKSRGTSLKEQRESKLKPHWAQTPRILVVEDDIVYRTLSKKFLQKFGCETETVENAQGAVDKMNGTKYDLVLMDIFFGPNMDGRKATSLIRQFNNYTPIISMTSNAQPQDVDSYYQSGMNDILAKPFTKNHLFTILDKHLVHLRHAQLYERLIPLGVGVPPLSDQHVQEALAVSAATLQNTNGQLQLENGQTAEAQNEQQDSNGELELGIRNPLAGSGWSDEAYQLVLAQFLQTGVMPDITTISAVSSSPNPNGFDGTIGTSIVFGESSGFSRKRSIEAINDDNWDGQAQTPASVQAQAQAQAQAQAQAQVQAQTQNTIMQGDQQQGMSLQMPTNVGMGMDVNMGNMPESGMMNQDMSNDSDGRETKRARGMAG, encoded by the exons ATGTCCCGTGTGCCTTCAGGCTCTCAGCAGCCACAGTACACCCAGCAGCCGCTCTATCACCCATCCTCCGTCCACTCTCAGTCGGCATCCGTACAACAAACTCATCAGCAGTATCATCCTCATGCAGGCCAGCCAATGGCCTTCCAAGGCGATCCTCACGCGTATTCCTACGACAGACAATCTCAGATAAATACATGGCAAGCAAATCCAGGTGCGGCTGGTAGTATGGAATACCACAGCGCCGTTGCTGGTTCTTCGCGTGGAGCCGATCCGTACCAGCCTTATTCCCAGCCTCATCGCTCTTCACCATCCCAACCGGTGACGGCGGGTCGAACACAACCTGCTTCAGCGCAACAATACACCCCTTGGGCACCAGTGCAGGCGAGtgcaacaacaacaccatccagCCGGGGAGGTGGAGTTAAGCTGGAGGACTTGATGAGTAACGACTCTCGTGCGGATGGGAAGAGTCAGCCTTTATCGAGTATCCCTCTTAGCGTCTCGGCATCCTTTGATACACGATCACAATTTAGTGCAGGTCCTCAGGGTGCCAGCacagaaaaggaaaaagacaagGAAAGGGACAAGGCGACCCAGCAGCAAGGACCTTCAGAATTCATCAAAAAGCTATACAAGatgctggaagaagaacaggcGCAGTATGGAAGTAGTCgggcgaagaagggagaaaagggaaagagaggttCAGTGGGTTGGGGAGCGAATGGGACGAGTTTTGTGGTATGGGATATGAATGACTTCACTACGAAAATCTT GCCGCAGACCTTCAGACATTCCAATTTCTCTAGTTTTGTGCGACAGCTGAATAAATATGGCTTTTCCAAG ATAAAGCATGTCGATGCTGGGACGGGCTCCATCAAGGAAAAT ATTTGGGAGTTTCAACATCCGAATTTCCAGGCTGGCGGTAAATCCGACCTTGAGAGTATCAAA CGCAAACCCGTGGCGCCCAAGAAGACGAAcaatcaagaaggagatgaaaatTCTCCTCGTTATGTTGGTCTGAGCAATGAAGATCAGAGCCGTATGCACTTGATGGAAGACAGGATCAATATACTGGAGGATGCACTCGCGAAATCTAGGTCAGAAGCGGACGAGGCTAGGATGCGTGAGATGGCAATGATGGGTTTGGTGAGAGATATGATTGGTCATATCGCCGCCAGCGAAAGCG AAGCGATTGGATCACCGGCAGCTACGACCGGCCATTCCCCTCGGGTGTTGCATCTTCTCAAATCCCTAGACAACCTCGCGAGAGCTTACCCTCCCGAAATGTACCACAGCAACATTGCTCGACAACCAACGACGATGCCTTACACCCCCGCCCAACCTCAAAGTCACCAATCCTTTCTCAATGCTGCATACAACCCAGCTTTCAGCGGTAGCAGTGTCGGCGGTGCggctcaagctcaagcaTCTCCTCACACAGATGGTACAGGAAGTCGAGGGAGCCTTAGCGGGCCAAGCACAGGCGAAATCAAGCCTCCtgcatcctcttcccgccTTCGAGCGGCTTCCAATGCCGGCGTCGTTCCACCTGGTAGCGTAAATGCTTCTGTGCCTGTGGCGAGCCAACCCTCTGGCAATCCGCCTGCGGGTCCTGTTGCACATGTTGAAGACCCTGCCGAAGATGTCATCGAGATCCCTAACCAGATGCAAGACATGTACGGCGGCGAGTCTGTCAGTATCGCTCCTCTTTTTGTAGAGACTCCTGCTTGGTTGACCGAAGGCACTACGATCCCTCTCACAATGTATCGAAAACAAAGCGATGGACAAGCCTTGAAAGCTGTTTACCAAGCGTTTGCAGCTGGGGGGAAATTGCCGGCTGGTGAAGGGCAAGACGAGGATGGGAATGCGATCGCATCGGGATCCAGTACGAGCGCGGCTGAAATCATGGCAGGCTCAAGCCAGATGGGTCTTCAACAATCTTACGACGCTGGTCCAAGTACATCCACTGGtattcctcttcccatgGACGGTTCGCCGTCTAGCGAAAGCAGTTCTCGCAAggggaagggcaagaaatCGCGCGGAACAAGTCTTAAAGAACAACGTGAATCCAAGCTCAAGCCGCATTGGGCCCAGACGCCCAGGATTCTTGTCGTTGAGGACGATATTGTTTACCGAACGCTATCGAAGAAGTTTTTGCAAAAGTTTGGCTGTGAGACGGAGACAGTGGAGAATGCGCAGGGTGCAGTGGATAAAATGAACGGGACAAAATATGATTTGGTGTTGATGGACATTTTCTTTGGGCCTAATATGGATGG ACGAAAAGCAACTTCCTTGATTCGACAGTTCAATAATTATACCCCTATTATTTCTATGACTTCCAATGCTCAACCCC AGGACGTGGATTCTTATTATCAATCGGGTATGAACGACATTCTCGCAAAACCTTTTACCAAAAACCATCTTTTCACTATCCTCGACAAGCACCTTGTCCACCTTCGACATGCTCAACTTTATGAGCGACTTATCCCCCTCGGCGTCGGTGTCCCTCCTTTGTCTGATCAGCATGTCCAGGAGGCCTTGGCTGTCAGTGCCGCGACTCTGCAAAACACCAATGGCCAGTTGCAGTTGGAGAACGGACAAACGGCAGAAGCGCAGAATGAGCAGCAAGATTCAAACGGCGAGCTAGAGCTAGGGATCAGGAACCCGTTGGCGGGAAGCGGTTGGAGTGATGAAGCATATCAACTCGTATTAGCT CAATTCCTCCAAACTGGAGTGATGCCTGATATCACAACCATCTCTGCagtatcttcttctcctaATCCCAACGGCTTTGACGGCACGATCGGTACCAGCATCGTCTTTGGCGAGTCTTCTGGTTTCAGTCGTAAACGATCAATTGAAGCCATCAACGATGACAACTGGGACGGTCAAGCTCAAACACCCGCTTCggttcaagctcaagctcaagcgCAAGCCCAGGCGCAGGCTCAGGCTCAGGTTCAAGCCCAGACTCAGAATACGATCATGCAAGGTGACCAGCAGCAGGGCATGTCATTGCAAATGCCAACGAACGTGGGGATGGGTATGGACGTGAATATGGGCAACATGCCGGAGTCTGGTATGATGAACCAGGATATGAGTAATGACTCTGATGGCAGAGAAACCAAGCGAGCTCGAGGTATGGCGGGATAG
- a CDS encoding cytoplasmic protein, which yields MSPVIILTGASRGLGLAVLRILLAKHNARVATLSRSLTPELQGAVDEYGADRVLPVQGDVSKPEDNARVIKEAVDKWGQLDGLVLNAGSIDPVGKIGNVQLDALVPYVQTNLLSTIYLLQPALPHLRKSKGRVVLVSSGASSTGYQAWGLYSMAKAGMNSLARTVASEEKENGVAIWSVRPGMVNTDMQSFLRTHGPAEMSPTDMAKFQSAYEKGELLAPEQPGSVLAGMAVNGPVELSGEYINWADERLKAFQA from the exons ATGTCCCcagtcatcatcctcacaGGCGCATCGAGAGGCCTTGGTCTAGCCGTCCTCCGCATCCTCCTCGCGAAGCACAACGCTCGAGTTGCCACGCTCTCGCGCTCCCTTACCCCGGAGCTTCAGGGCGCTGTGGACGAGTATGGCGCCGACAGGGTACTGCCCGTGCAGGGCGATGTAAGCAAGCCCGAGGATAATGCCCGGGTCATCAAAGAGGCCGTCGACAAGTGGGGCCAGCTCGATGGTCTGGTGCTTAATGCAGGTAGCATAGACCCAGTCG GCAAGATTGGGAACGTCCAACTGGATGCTCTCGTCCCATACGTGCAGACTAACCTTCTTTCAACCAtctaccttcttcaacctgcccttcctcaccttcGCAAGTCCAAGGGCAGGGTGGTCCTCGTCTCCTCCGGAGCTTCCTCCACTGGCTACCAGGCTTGGGGCTTGTATTCTATGGCCAAGGCTGGTATGAACAGCTTGGCCAGGACGGTAGCTagtgaggaaaaggaaaacgGTGTTGCCATCTGGTCTGTCAGACCAGGCATGGTTAAC ACTGAT ATGCAATCCTTCCTTCGAACCCACGGCCCTGCTGAGATGAGCCCTACCGACATGGCCAAGTTCCAAAGCGCCTATGAGAAGGGTGAACTCCTGGCCCCCGAGCA ACCTGGCTCTGTTCTCGCAGGCATGGCTGTGAATGGTCCCGTCGAACTCAGTGGAGAGTACATCAACTGGGCCGATGAGAGGCTCAAGGCTTTTCAAGCGTAA
- a CDS encoding chitinase produces the protein MAHSPKPARHPSSDKKPTSKASLAFLAVLLLAAIVFLFAQTDFAFPSRPWKAVEEPLKGDEIEMNNPKRTVGYFVNWGIYGRKFFPQNIPGQHLTHINYAFGNVKADSGEVVLSDTWADVEIHYDGDSWDEPGTNLYGCFKAIYLMKKQNRNLKVLLSIGGWSFSPNFAGIVHPKWRSTFVQSAVKLVEDVGLDGLDIDYEYPKTPRDAEAYVDLLRELRQGLEQLAQSKGKPQGQYQLTVAAPCGWEQMQVLRVREMDQVLDFWNLMAYDFAGSWDSVAGHQANLYSDKPDGQSVDRSVRFYLEAGVHPTKLVIGLPVYGRAFANTKGIGSPFSGTGEGSWEAGMWDYKALPQPGAQETNDHRLGASYSYDPAKRLLITYDTQAIAHQKASYIAYHGLGGAMWWELDSDKPEETGQSLVRTVREALGQLEWRENELDYPGSKYDNLRRRME, from the exons ATGGCCCATTCCCCGAAACCAGCCCGGCATCCTTCCTCGGACAAGAAACCCACATCCAAAGCCAGTCTTGCTTTCCTAGCTGTCCTCCTTCTAGCTGCtatcgtcttcctcttcgcaCAGACTGATTTCGCATTCCCATCACGTCCCTGGAAAGCTGTTGAAGAGCCACTCAAAGGTGATGAAATAGAAATGAACAATCCTAAGCGTACTGTTGGCTACTTT GTGAACTG GGGCATCTATGGTCGCAAATTTTTCCCTCAAAATATCCCTGGTCAGCACCTCACCCATATTAACTATGCCTTTGGAAATGTGAAGGCGGATAGCGGTGAAGTTGTATTGAGTGACACTTGGGCTGACGTCGAA ATCCACTACGATGGTGATTCGTGGGATGAACCTGGTACCAATCTCTATGGCTGCTTCAAGGCTATCTATCTtatgaagaagcagaaCCG CAACTTGAAGGTGCTGCTCTCCATTGGTGGATGGTCTTTCTCCCCT AATTTTGCGGGCATCGTACACCCCAAATGGCGATCAACGTTCGTGCAATCTGCTGTGAAGCTCGTGGAGGATGTCGGTCTGGACGG CCTCGAT ATTGATTACGAATACCCCAAGACTCCCCGCGACGCCGAAGCCTATGTCGATCTGCTCCGCGAACTTCGACAGGGACTTGAGCAACTCGCTCAAAGTAAGGGCAAGCCTCAGGGGCAGTATCAGCTTACTGTCGCTGCTCCTTGTGGCTGGGAACAGATGCAAGTTCTGAGAGTGAGAGAGATGGACCAG GTGTTGGATTTCTGGAATTTGATGGCATACGAT TTTGCCGGCTCGTGGGACTCTGTGGCAGGTCACCAAGCCAACCTTTACTCCGACAAGCCCGACGGACAGTCTGTTGATCGATCGGTGCGATTCTACCTGGAGGCTGGTGTGCATCCTACCAAGCTCGTCATTG GTTTGCCCGTCTATGGACGTGCTTTCGCCAACACCAAAGGAATTGGTTCGCCTTTCTCAGGTACCGGGGAAGGGTCGTGGGAGGCTGGTATGTGGGACTATAAAGCCCTGCCTCAGCCCGGTGCCCAAGAAACCAATGACCACCGTCTCGGTGCTTCATACAGCTACGATCC GGCGAAGCGTCTCCTCATTACCTATGATACCCAAGCAATCGCCCATCAGAAAGCTTCATACATTGCTTATCACGGCCTGGGCGGTGCAATGTGGTGGGAGCTGGACTCTGACAAGCCTGAAGAAACAGGACAGTCATTGGTGAGGACTGTGAGAGAAGCGCTGGGTCAACTGGAGTGGAGGGAGAATGAGTTGGATTATCCTGGAAGCA AATACGACaatttgaggagaaggatggagtAA
- a CDS encoding alginate lyase produces MSPFLTAALLSTLLSFVPSPVSAVTLESIIDAYGLSGAQYNFTWPDKALDSTDANEWIDDHWSLNGNKVDWGKSYIVFSADPSTTSSTLVRRQDPSTSSSTTSTSTRSAKTSSAVATASATSNGVSYPTVTDLSGEPPVLRIEYPSGSYSKRTGGTQFYAQPLNGSDSSGGALERMLLSYDIWFPSGFSWNKGGKLPGLRGGPETHGCSGGNATDGTSCFSTRLMWRTSGSGEVYAYIPTTQKGFCTENDVTCNSDYGTSLARGSFSFITGQWQTIYLMVILNEVGTANGVVQLWYNGVPAMTFTDLVIRTSSDITSVGGLYFSTFFGGDDSDWATPTQQFTYYKNIQLYGGVGASNLTGAAASSAGHKTAATDGMKSVGMGVVLGLIGVAAGLLL; encoded by the exons ATGTCTCCTTTCCTAACGGCCGCTTTACTCTCCACCTTGCTGTCTTTTGTCCCGTCACCGGTATCTGCTGTTACTCTGGAATCCATAATAGACGCATACGGCTTGTCCGGTGCGCAATACAATTTTACCTGGCCGGACAAAGCGCTGGATTCGACGGATGCCAATGAATGGATCGATGACCATTGGTCTTTGAATGGAAACAAGGTGGACTGGGGAAAGTCTTACAT CGTCTTCTCTGCTGACCCCTCAACGACATCTTCCACCCTTGTCCGCCGACAGGATccttcaacatcctcttcaacaacttcGACAAGTACCAGGAGCGCAAAGACCAGTAGTGCCGTGGCCACTGCCTCCGCCACATCAAATGGGGTCTCCTATCCTACTGTAACCGACCTCAGTGGCGAGCCTCCCGTTCTCCGTATAGAATACCCGTCGGGTTCGTACTCCAAAAGGACGGGCGGAACACAATTTTATGCTCAGCCATTGAACGGAAGTGACTCGTCTGGAGGAGCTTTGGAGAGAATGTTGTTGTCGTATGACATTTGGTTCCCTTCAGGTTTTTC ATGGAACAAAGGTGGAAAACTCCCCGGCTTGAGGGGTGGCCCGGAAACCCATGGATGTTCAGGTGGAAACGCGACGGACGGAACTAGCTGTTTCAGTACTCGATTGATGTGGAGGACCAGCGGTTCTGGGGAAG TTTACGCATACATTCCTACAACTCAAAAGGGTTTCTGCACTGAAAATGACGTGACTTGTAACTCGGACTATGGAACGTCTCTCGCTCGAGGATCGTTCTCCTTTATTACCGGCCAATGGCAAACGATTTACCTTATGGTAATCTTGAACGAGGTTGGAACTGCCAACGGTGTAGTCCA GTTGTGGTACAACGGAGTCCCAGCTATGACGTTTACGGACCTCGTCATCCGTACTTCCAGCGACATCACTTCCGTCGGCGGCCTCTATTTTTCAACTTTCTTCGGTGGTGACGACTCTGATTGGGCAACACCTACTCAGCAATTTACATACTACAAGAATATTCAGCTTTACGGCGGTGTCGGTGCGTCCAATTTGACTGGTGCTGCCGCCAGTTCGGCCGGTCATAAGACCGCGGCCACGGATGGAATGAAGAGTGTCGGAATGGGTGTCGTGTTGGGCTTGATTGGTGTTGCTGCGGGATTGTTGTTGTAA